A window of the Serratia sarumanii genome harbors these coding sequences:
- the iscS gene encoding cysteine desulfurase, translating into MKLPIYLDYSATTPVDPRVAEKMMQFLTLDGTFGNPASRSHRFGWQAEEAVDIARNQIAELVGADPREIVFTSGATESDNLAIKGAANFYQKKGKHIITSKTEHKAVLDTCRQLEREGFEVTYLAPQSNGIISLQDLEAALRDDTILVSIMHVNNEIGVVQDIEAIGEMCRARGIIYHVDATQSVGKLPIDLSKLKVDLMSFSGHKIYGPKGIGALYVRRKPRIRIEAQVHGGGHERGMRSGTLPVHQIVGMGEAYRIAKEEMTEEMARLRTLRDRLWNGVKDMEEVYLNGDLEHGAPNILNVSFNYVEGESLIMALKDLAVSSGSACTSASLEPSYVLRALGMSDELAHSSIRFSLGRFTTEEEIDYTIQLVRKSIGRLRDLSPLWEMFKQGVDINSIEWAHH; encoded by the coding sequence ATGAAATTACCGATTTATCTGGATTACTCAGCAACGACGCCGGTTGACCCGCGCGTTGCTGAGAAGATGATGCAGTTTTTGACCCTGGACGGCACTTTCGGCAACCCGGCTTCCCGTTCCCACCGTTTCGGTTGGCAGGCGGAAGAGGCGGTAGACATCGCCCGTAACCAAATCGCCGAACTGGTGGGCGCCGACCCGCGCGAAATCGTCTTCACCTCCGGGGCGACCGAATCCGACAACCTGGCGATCAAAGGCGCTGCCAATTTCTACCAGAAAAAAGGCAAGCACATCATCACCAGCAAAACCGAACACAAAGCCGTGCTGGACACCTGCCGTCAGCTGGAGCGCGAAGGGTTCGAAGTGACCTATCTGGCGCCGCAGAGCAACGGCATCATCAGCCTGCAGGATCTCGAAGCGGCGCTGCGCGATGACACCATTCTGGTCTCCATCATGCACGTCAATAACGAAATCGGCGTGGTGCAGGACATCGAAGCGATCGGCGAAATGTGCCGCGCGCGCGGTATCATCTACCACGTTGACGCCACCCAGAGCGTGGGCAAACTGCCTATCGATCTGAGCAAGCTGAAAGTCGATCTGATGTCGTTCTCCGGCCACAAAATCTATGGCCCGAAAGGCATCGGCGCGCTGTACGTGCGCCGCAAGCCGCGCATCCGCATCGAAGCGCAGGTACACGGCGGCGGTCACGAGCGCGGCATGCGTTCCGGCACCCTGCCTGTCCACCAGATCGTCGGCATGGGCGAAGCTTACCGCATCGCCAAAGAAGAGATGACCGAAGAGATGGCGCGTCTGCGCACCCTGCGCGATCGTCTGTGGAACGGCGTGAAAGATATGGAAGAAGTGTATCTGAACGGCGATCTGGAGCACGGCGCACCGAACATCCTGAACGTCAGCTTCAACTACGTTGAAGGCGAATCGCTGATCATGGCGCTGAAAGACCTGGCCGTTTCTTCCGGTTCAGCCTGTACCTCCGCCAGCCTCGAGCCGTCCTACGTGCTGCGCGCGCTGGGCATGAGCGATGAATTGGCGCACAGCTCGATCCGTTTCTCCCTGGGGCGTTTCACCACGGAAGAAGAGATCGACTACACCATTCAACTGGTGCGTAAATCCATCGGCCGTCTGCGCGATCTG
- the iscR gene encoding Fe-S cluster assembly transcriptional regulator IscR, giving the protein MRLTSKGRYAVTAMLDVALHSQEGPVPLADISERQGISLSYLEQLFSRLRKNGLVASVRGPGGGYLLGKDAGEIAVGAVITAVDESVDATRCQGKEGCQGGDRCLTHALWRDLSERISGFLNNITLAELVNNQEVLVVADRQNNDTRRTANGRPQETINVNLRA; this is encoded by the coding sequence ATGAGACTGACATCCAAAGGCCGTTATGCCGTAACCGCTATGCTCGACGTAGCGCTGCATTCCCAGGAAGGGCCGGTGCCACTGGCGGACATTTCCGAACGCCAGGGTATTTCGCTCTCTTATCTGGAACAATTATTCTCCCGTCTGCGCAAGAATGGCCTGGTGGCCAGCGTGCGCGGCCCGGGCGGTGGTTATCTGCTGGGTAAAGACGCGGGTGAGATCGCCGTTGGCGCTGTCATCACTGCCGTCGATGAATCGGTAGATGCAACCCGGTGCCAGGGCAAAGAAGGCTGTCAGGGCGGCGATCGCTGCTTGACCCACGCCCTGTGGCGCGATCTGAGCGAGCGCATCAGCGGGTTCCTGAACAACATTACGCTGGCAGAACTGGTCAACAACCAGGAAGTGCTGGTGGTGGCGGATCGTCAAAACAACGATACGCGCCGCACGGCCAACGGTCGTCCGCAAGAAACTATCAACGTTAATCTGCGCGCATAA
- the trmJ gene encoding tRNA (cytosine(32)/uridine(32)-2'-O)-methyltransferase TrmJ, protein MLHNIRIVLVETSHTGNMGSTARAMKTMGLTNLYLVNPLIKPDSQAIALAAGASDVIGNATIVDTLDDAIAGCSLVVGTSARSRTLPWPMLEPRECGVRAVHEGEHAPVALVFGRERVGLTNDELQKCHYHVAIPANPDYSSLNLAMAVQILAYEVRVAYLDRQQAGAPQLEETPYPLVDDLERFYQHLEQTLQRTGFIRPSHPGQVMSRLRRLFTRARPEGQELNILRGMLTSIEKQDKHQGN, encoded by the coding sequence ATGCTGCACAATATCCGCATTGTTCTGGTAGAGACTTCACATACCGGCAACATGGGCTCGACCGCCAGAGCCATGAAAACCATGGGTTTAACCAACCTTTATCTGGTTAATCCGCTGATCAAACCCGATTCTCAGGCCATCGCCCTGGCCGCCGGCGCCAGTGACGTGATCGGCAACGCCACTATCGTCGACACCCTCGATGACGCCATCGCCGGCTGTAGCCTGGTGGTGGGCACCAGCGCCCGTTCTCGCACCTTGCCGTGGCCGATGCTGGAGCCGCGTGAATGCGGCGTGCGCGCGGTGCACGAGGGCGAACACGCGCCGGTGGCGCTGGTGTTCGGCCGCGAACGCGTCGGGCTGACCAACGATGAATTGCAGAAGTGCCACTACCACGTCGCCATTCCGGCCAACCCGGACTACAGCTCGCTGAACCTGGCGATGGCGGTGCAGATCCTGGCGTATGAAGTGCGCGTGGCTTACCTCGATCGCCAACAGGCGGGCGCGCCGCAGCTGGAAGAGACGCCGTACCCGCTGGTGGATGACCTCGAGCGTTTCTATCAGCACCTGGAGCAGACGCTGCAGCGCACCGGCTTTATTCGCCCGTCCCATCCGGGCCAGGTGATGAGCCGCCTGCGTCGGCTGTTCACCCGCGCGCGCCCGGAAGGGCAGGAGCTGAATATCCTGCGCGGCATGCTGACGTCGATCGAGAAACAGGATAAACATCAAGGTAATTAA
- the suhB gene encoding inositol-1-monophosphatase yields MHPMLTIAVRAARKAGNLIAKNYETPDAVEASQKGTNDFVTNVDRDAEHLIIDVIRKSYPQHSIVSEERGELIGEDRDVQWVIDPLDGTANFIKRFPHFSVSIAVRIKGRTEVAVVYDPMRNELFTATRGQGAQLNGYRLRGTNAKDLDGTILATGFPFKVKQHATPYINIVGKLFTQCADFRRTGSAALDLAYVAAGRVDGFFEIGLKPWDFAAGELLVREAGGLVTDFVGGHNHFSSGNVVAGNPRVVKAMLATMREELSEALKR; encoded by the coding sequence ATGCATCCGATGCTGACTATCGCCGTGCGCGCTGCGCGCAAGGCCGGTAACCTGATTGCCAAAAACTACGAAACCCCGGACGCTGTAGAAGCGAGCCAGAAAGGGACCAATGACTTCGTCACCAACGTCGATCGCGATGCAGAGCATCTGATCATCGACGTCATCCGCAAGTCTTATCCGCAACACAGTATCGTGAGCGAAGAACGCGGTGAGCTGATCGGCGAAGATCGCGATGTGCAATGGGTGATCGATCCACTGGATGGCACTGCAAACTTCATCAAACGTTTCCCTCATTTCTCCGTTTCCATCGCCGTACGCATCAAAGGCCGTACTGAAGTGGCCGTGGTTTACGATCCGATGCGCAACGAACTGTTCACCGCCACTCGCGGCCAGGGCGCACAGCTCAACGGCTACCGCCTGCGCGGCACCAACGCCAAAGATCTGGATGGCACCATCCTGGCGACCGGCTTCCCGTTCAAGGTCAAACAGCACGCAACGCCTTACATCAACATCGTCGGCAAGCTGTTCACCCAGTGCGCAGACTTCCGCCGCACCGGTTCCGCGGCGCTGGATCTGGCCTATGTGGCCGCCGGCCGCGTAGACGGTTTCTTCGAAATCGGCCTGAAGCCGTGGGACTTCGCCGCGGGCGAACTGCTGGTGCGTGAAGCCGGCGGCCTGGTGACCGACTTCGTCGGCGGCCACAACCACTTCAGCTCCGGCAACGTGGTGGCAGGCAACCCGCGCGTAGTGAAAGCCATGCTGGCCACCATGCGTGAAGAACTGAGCGAAGCGCTGAAGCGTTAA
- a CDS encoding nickel/cobalt transporter has protein sequence MSLNLSQPTTSRRHWAFGLWPLLPFTLALAAAALLAWHYWPQLLMQSVVWQKALHQQMAGLLQQVKAAPQQAGLALMLFSLGYGVLHALGPGHGKVVIATYLATHPARLKSSLKLTFAASLVQGGVAIALVTLMLVVLQLSSRQLHQSSFWLEKGSFILVMLLGVLLSWRALKRLFAAIKAMRPAPALRINSLTPLAADHVHSANCGCGHRHLPSDSELQAGSDWRTQAAIVLAMGMRPCSGAILVLLFSKVIGVFGWGVISALAMAFGTSLTISMLALLVHYSRRLAVRLSRSRAPAAWSAVAWGALALAGGLILLAAGLLLYVSAQPEFGGGIRPFSR, from the coding sequence ATGTCGTTAAATCTCTCGCAACCGACGACGAGCCGGCGCCACTGGGCCTTCGGCCTGTGGCCGCTGCTGCCGTTCACGCTGGCGCTGGCGGCCGCCGCGCTGCTGGCGTGGCACTATTGGCCGCAGTTGCTGATGCAGAGCGTGGTGTGGCAAAAAGCGCTGCACCAGCAGATGGCGGGGCTGTTGCAGCAGGTGAAGGCCGCGCCGCAGCAGGCCGGGCTGGCGCTGATGCTGTTCAGCCTTGGCTATGGCGTCTTGCATGCGCTCGGCCCCGGCCACGGCAAAGTGGTGATCGCCACCTACCTGGCTACCCATCCGGCGCGGCTGAAAAGCAGCCTGAAGCTGACCTTCGCCGCCTCGCTGGTGCAGGGTGGGGTAGCGATCGCGCTGGTCACGCTGATGCTGGTGGTATTGCAGCTCTCTTCGCGCCAGCTGCACCAAAGCAGTTTCTGGCTGGAGAAGGGCAGCTTTATTCTGGTGATGCTGCTTGGCGTGCTGCTGAGTTGGCGCGCGCTGAAACGCCTGTTTGCGGCGATCAAGGCGATGCGCCCGGCGCCGGCGCTGCGCATCAACAGCCTGACGCCGCTGGCGGCGGATCATGTGCACAGCGCCAATTGCGGCTGCGGCCACCGGCATCTGCCGAGCGACAGCGAGCTGCAGGCGGGAAGCGACTGGCGCACTCAGGCCGCCATCGTGCTGGCGATGGGCATGCGCCCCTGTTCGGGGGCGATTTTGGTGCTGCTGTTCTCCAAAGTGATCGGCGTGTTCGGCTGGGGAGTGATCTCCGCGCTGGCGATGGCGTTCGGCACCTCGTTGACCATCTCGATGCTGGCGCTGCTGGTACATTACAGCCGCCGGCTGGCGGTGCGCCTCAGCCGTTCGCGCGCGCCCGCCGCCTGGAGCGCGGTGGCCTGGGGGGCGTTGGCGCTGGCCGGCGGCCTGATCCTGCTGGCCGCCGGGCTGTTGCTGTACGTCAGCGCGCAGCCGGAATTCGGCGGCGGCATCCGTCCCTTCTCCCGCTAA
- a CDS encoding DUF1007 family protein, with product MMKLRRLLAAFGAVFSAGAFAHPHSFIDMNTTFVAKDQRLVGLKMVWVMDEITSADLLYDAKNAKSDSEVWKKLAAEVMANVLGQHYFTDLYRDGKPVKYLNLPSEYHLSRQGNQAVLEFVLPLAEPQPLAGKPFELSTYDPTYFVDMTYKDQNALHLPPEMAQLCSYKLMTPKPNASLQAYALSLDKNDSPGEDLALGQQFAQRVTLQCR from the coding sequence ATGATGAAGTTACGTCGTCTTTTGGCTGCCTTCGGCGCCGTGTTCAGCGCCGGTGCGTTCGCTCATCCGCACAGCTTTATCGACATGAATACCACCTTCGTCGCCAAAGACCAGCGGCTGGTCGGCCTGAAAATGGTGTGGGTGATGGATGAAATCACCTCGGCGGATCTGCTCTACGATGCGAAAAACGCCAAGAGCGATTCGGAAGTGTGGAAAAAGCTGGCGGCGGAAGTGATGGCCAACGTGCTGGGGCAGCACTATTTCACCGATCTTTACCGCGACGGCAAGCCGGTGAAATACCTGAACTTGCCCAGCGAATATCACCTGTCGCGCCAGGGCAATCAGGCGGTGCTGGAGTTCGTGCTGCCGTTGGCCGAGCCACAGCCGCTGGCGGGCAAGCCGTTCGAACTTTCTACTTACGATCCGACTTATTTCGTGGATATGACCTATAAAGACCAAAATGCGCTGCATCTGCCGCCGGAGATGGCGCAGCTGTGCAGCTACAAGCTGATGACGCCGAAGCCGAATGCGTCGCTGCAGGCCTATGCGCTGTCGCTCGACAAGAACGACTCGCCCGGTGAAGACCTGGCGCTGGGGCAGCAGTTCGCCCAGCGGGTGACGCTGCAATGTCGTTAA
- the csiE gene encoding stationary phase inducible protein CsiE: MSLDTSPVPELSGQQRRCHLLLMLYTPEPELQLETLSRINGVAPPITRQDIAEVASEIQRFHHLEIAVDPDRGYQLRGSALDQRLCLIHWLRRALRCSPRFVEGDFAPRLRQALATDAAPASALTEAIDACEPLLSRHFDARDRQFLQHYLLYCAWQNRLQQHPRFDAVQRDWLRKKPEQQAAAWLHQACNRLFNQPPQADERDFLALTFTMLKNHSYHSNDSAQERRLMAAIDSMVERFQQLSGMTFSSKAELVSQLFAHLAPALERCRFAIGIDNMLLEEVVRKYPRLMRTTQEALKPLEQEYGVHFSNEEAGLVAISFGAWLMQDNALQEKQVLLLTLDNPQLEEEVEYQIRELTLLPLNIKYLPLSDYLRGGAPQGITLVITPYAAVHSDPHPPLVYTELPLETRQRQAIRALLEAP, from the coding sequence ATGAGCCTGGACACCTCTCCCGTGCCCGAGCTCTCCGGACAACAACGGCGCTGCCATCTGCTGCTGATGCTGTACACGCCGGAGCCCGAGTTACAGCTGGAGACCCTAAGCCGAATCAACGGCGTCGCCCCCCCGATAACCCGGCAAGATATAGCCGAGGTGGCCAGTGAAATCCAGCGTTTCCATCACCTGGAGATCGCCGTCGATCCCGATCGTGGCTACCAACTGCGGGGCAGCGCGCTCGACCAACGCCTGTGCCTGATCCACTGGCTGCGGCGGGCTCTGCGCTGCAGCCCGCGGTTTGTCGAAGGCGATTTCGCCCCGCGCCTGCGGCAAGCGCTGGCGACCGATGCCGCCCCGGCGTCTGCGCTGACAGAGGCGATCGACGCCTGCGAGCCGCTGCTCAGCCGCCACTTCGATGCGCGCGACCGCCAATTCCTGCAGCATTACCTGCTCTACTGCGCCTGGCAAAATCGCCTGCAGCAGCATCCGCGTTTCGACGCGGTTCAACGCGACTGGCTGCGGAAAAAGCCGGAACAGCAAGCCGCCGCCTGGCTGCATCAGGCCTGCAACCGGCTGTTTAACCAGCCGCCGCAGGCAGACGAGCGCGATTTTTTGGCGCTCACCTTCACCATGTTGAAAAATCACAGCTACCACAGCAACGACTCAGCGCAAGAGCGGAGATTGATGGCGGCGATCGACAGCATGGTCGAGCGCTTCCAGCAACTTTCCGGCATGACCTTCAGCAGCAAGGCGGAGCTGGTCAGCCAGCTGTTCGCCCATCTGGCGCCGGCGCTGGAGCGCTGCCGTTTCGCCATCGGCATCGACAATATGCTGCTGGAAGAAGTGGTGCGCAAATACCCGCGGCTGATGCGCACCACGCAGGAAGCGTTGAAACCGCTGGAGCAGGAGTACGGCGTGCATTTTTCCAACGAGGAGGCGGGTCTGGTGGCCATCAGCTTCGGCGCCTGGCTGATGCAGGACAACGCGCTGCAGGAAAAGCAGGTGCTGCTGCTGACGCTGGACAACCCGCAGTTGGAAGAGGAAGTGGAATATCAGATCCGCGAGCTCACGCTGTTGCCGCTGAACATCAAGTACCTGCCGCTGAGCGACTATCTGCGCGGCGGAGCGCCGCAGGGCATCACGCTGGTGATCACCCCTTATGCGGCGGTGCACAGCGATCCGCACCCGCCGCTGGTCTATACCGAACTGCCGCTGGAAACCCGGCAGCGCCAGGCGATCCGCGCGCTGCTGGAGGCCCCTTAA
- a CDS encoding 3-phenylpropionate MFS transporter translates to MVLQSTRWLALSYFTYFFSYGIFLPFWGVWLKGEGIAPETIGMLLGAGLVARFLGSLLIAPRVKDPSHLVSALRLLALLTLAFAVGFCFGNGWGWLMLVIAGFNLFFSPLVPLTDALAATWQKQIRMDYGRVRLWGSLAFVIGSALTGQLVAVWGHNAILYSLIFSVLAMLLGMLLKPSVMPQGEARTHSGTERSLWALLKEGPVWRFLLCVTLLQGAHAGYYSFGSIYWQEAGYSASTIGYLWSLGVVAEVIIFASSNVLFRRWNARNLLLLSACCGVLRWSLMAYSTELGWLLLIQILHCGTFTVCHLAAMRFIAARQGQEVIQLQAVYSALAMGGGIAVMTVIAGFLFEHWQGGVFWVMAAVAVPALFIRPPAVSVSR, encoded by the coding sequence ATGGTTCTGCAATCCACGCGTTGGCTCGCGCTCAGTTATTTCACCTACTTCTTTTCCTATGGCATCTTCTTACCGTTCTGGGGCGTGTGGCTGAAAGGCGAGGGCATCGCGCCCGAAACTATCGGCATGCTGCTCGGCGCCGGCTTGGTGGCTCGCTTCCTCGGCAGCTTACTGATTGCGCCCCGCGTTAAAGATCCCTCTCATTTAGTCTCTGCCCTGCGCCTGCTGGCGCTGCTGACCCTGGCCTTTGCGGTCGGTTTCTGTTTCGGCAACGGCTGGGGTTGGCTGATGCTGGTGATAGCGGGTTTCAACCTGTTCTTCTCGCCGCTGGTGCCGCTGACCGACGCGTTGGCCGCCACCTGGCAAAAGCAGATCCGTATGGACTACGGCCGGGTGCGGCTGTGGGGCTCGCTGGCGTTCGTCATCGGCTCGGCGCTGACCGGGCAACTGGTGGCGGTGTGGGGCCATAACGCCATTCTCTACAGCCTGATCTTCAGCGTGCTGGCGATGCTGCTGGGCATGCTGTTGAAGCCGAGCGTCATGCCGCAGGGCGAAGCGCGCACGCACAGCGGAACCGAACGTTCGCTGTGGGCGCTGCTGAAAGAAGGGCCGGTCTGGCGCTTCCTGCTGTGCGTCACGCTGCTGCAAGGGGCGCACGCCGGCTACTACAGCTTCGGCTCCATTTACTGGCAGGAGGCGGGCTATTCGGCCTCGACCATCGGCTATCTGTGGTCGCTGGGCGTGGTGGCGGAGGTGATTATTTTCGCCAGCAGCAACGTGCTGTTCCGCCGCTGGAATGCGCGCAACCTGCTGTTGCTCTCCGCCTGCTGCGGCGTGTTGCGCTGGAGCCTGATGGCCTACAGCACCGAGCTGGGCTGGCTGCTGCTGATCCAGATCCTGCACTGCGGCACTTTCACCGTCTGCCATTTGGCGGCGATGCGCTTTATCGCTGCGCGTCAGGGGCAAGAGGTGATCCAACTGCAGGCGGTGTATTCGGCGCTGGCGATGGGCGGCGGCATCGCCGTCATGACGGTCATTGCCGGGTTCCTGTTCGAACATTGGCAGGGCGGGGTATTCTGGGTGATGGCGGCGGTCGCGGTGCCGGCCTTGTTCATCCGGCCGCCGGCGGTCAGCGTCAGCCGCTGA
- the glyA gene encoding serine hydroxymethyltransferase translates to MLKREMNIADYDAELWRAMEQEVVRQEEHIELIASENYTSPRVMQAQGSQLTNKYAEGYPGKRYYGGCEYVDIVEQLAIDRAKELFGADYANVQPHSGSQANFAVYTALLQPGDTILGMNLAHGGHLTHGSPVNLSGKLYNVVPYGIDDKGQIDYDDLAKQAQTHKPKMIIGGFSAYSGVVDWAKMREIADSIGAYLFVDMAHVAGLIAAGVYPNPVPHAHIVTTTTHKTLAGPRGGLILAKGGDEELYKKLNSAVFPGGQGGPLMHVIAGKAVALKEAMEPEFKVYQQQVAVNAKAMVEVFLQRGYKVVSGGTHNHLFLLDLVDKNLTGKEADAALGRANITVNKNSVPNDPKSPFVTSGVRIGTPAVTRRGFKEADVRELAGWICDVLDNINDEATIERTKKKVLDICARLPVYA, encoded by the coding sequence ATGTTAAAGCGTGAAATGAACATTGCCGATTACGATGCGGAACTGTGGCGTGCCATGGAGCAGGAAGTGGTGCGTCAGGAAGAGCACATCGAGCTGATCGCGTCTGAGAACTACACCAGCCCGCGCGTGATGCAGGCTCAGGGTTCCCAGCTGACCAACAAATACGCTGAAGGCTATCCGGGCAAGCGTTACTACGGCGGCTGCGAATACGTGGATATCGTTGAGCAGCTGGCTATCGATCGCGCCAAAGAATTGTTCGGCGCCGATTACGCCAACGTGCAGCCGCACTCCGGCTCCCAGGCTAACTTCGCCGTGTACACCGCGCTGCTGCAGCCGGGCGACACCATTCTGGGCATGAACCTGGCGCACGGCGGCCACCTGACCCACGGTTCCCCGGTCAACCTGTCCGGCAAACTGTATAACGTGGTGCCTTACGGCATCGACGACAAAGGCCAAATCGACTATGACGATCTGGCCAAGCAGGCGCAAACCCACAAGCCGAAAATGATCATCGGCGGCTTCTCCGCATACTCCGGCGTGGTTGACTGGGCCAAAATGCGCGAAATCGCTGACAGCATCGGCGCTTACCTGTTCGTCGACATGGCGCACGTGGCGGGCCTGATCGCCGCCGGCGTCTACCCGAACCCGGTACCGCACGCGCACATCGTCACCACCACCACCCACAAAACCCTGGCGGGCCCGCGCGGCGGCCTGATCCTGGCGAAGGGCGGCGACGAAGAGCTGTACAAGAAGCTGAACTCCGCCGTGTTCCCTGGCGGCCAGGGTGGCCCGCTGATGCACGTGATCGCCGGCAAGGCGGTGGCGCTGAAAGAAGCGATGGAGCCTGAGTTCAAGGTTTACCAGCAGCAAGTGGCGGTCAACGCCAAGGCGATGGTGGAAGTGTTCCTGCAGCGCGGCTACAAAGTGGTCTCCGGCGGCACCCATAACCACCTGTTCCTGCTGGATCTGGTCGACAAAAACCTGACCGGTAAAGAAGCGGACGCCGCCCTGGGCCGCGCCAACATCACCGTCAACAAAAACAGCGTGCCGAACGATCCGAAAAGCCCGTTCGTCACCTCCGGCGTGCGTATCGGCACCCCGGCCGTCACCCGTCGCGGCTTCAAAGAAGCCGACGTGCGCGAACTGGCCGGTTGGATCTGTGATGTGCTGGACAACATCAACGATGAAGCCACCATCGAACGCACCAAGAAGAAAGTGCTGGATATCTGCGCCCGCCTGCCGGTTTACGCGTAA
- the hmpA gene encoding NO-inducible flavohemoprotein, translating to MLDSQTIATVKSTIPLLAATGPKLTAHFYDRMFAHNPELKDIFNMSNQRNGDQRQALFDAICAYAANIENLAALLPAVERIAQKHTSFNIQPEQYNIVGGHLLATLDEMFSPGQEVLDAWGKAYGVLANVFIQREEQIYQQSETDNGGWRDLRAFRILKKQPQSDVICSFVLAPVDGGRVADFKPGQYLAVYIKHDSLEHQEIRQYSLTTSPNGEFYRIAVKREDQGKVSNYLHQQAQEGDVIYIAPPHGDFFLDVAPTTPVALISAGVGQTPMLGMLNTLHDSQHQAQVHWLHAAENGGVHAFADEVADIAGRMPNLSRHVWYREPGADDVEGRDYHSRGLMDLSALQGSLADPQMHYYFCGPVAFMQFVGKQLLEMGVEAERIHYECFGPHKVL from the coding sequence ATGCTGGATAGCCAAACCATCGCCACCGTGAAATCCACCATTCCCCTGCTGGCTGCGACCGGGCCGAAGCTGACCGCCCACTTTTACGATCGCATGTTCGCGCACAACCCGGAATTGAAAGACATTTTCAACATGAGCAACCAGCGCAACGGCGATCAGCGTCAGGCGCTGTTCGACGCCATCTGCGCCTATGCCGCCAACATCGAGAACCTGGCGGCGCTGCTGCCGGCGGTGGAGCGCATCGCGCAGAAGCACACCAGCTTCAATATCCAGCCGGAGCAGTACAACATCGTCGGCGGTCACCTGCTGGCGACCCTGGACGAAATGTTCAGCCCGGGTCAGGAAGTCCTGGACGCCTGGGGCAAGGCCTACGGCGTGCTGGCCAACGTATTTATCCAGCGTGAAGAACAGATTTATCAGCAGAGTGAAACCGACAACGGCGGCTGGCGCGATCTGCGCGCGTTCCGCATCCTGAAGAAACAGCCGCAGAGCGACGTGATCTGCAGTTTCGTGCTGGCGCCGGTGGACGGCGGCCGGGTGGCGGACTTCAAACCGGGGCAGTATCTGGCGGTCTACATCAAGCACGACAGCCTGGAACATCAGGAAATTCGCCAGTACTCGCTGACCACCTCGCCGAACGGCGAGTTCTACCGCATCGCGGTGAAGCGCGAAGATCAGGGGAAAGTGTCCAACTACCTGCACCAGCAGGCGCAGGAAGGCGACGTGATCTACATCGCCCCGCCGCACGGCGACTTCTTCCTCGACGTGGCGCCGACCACGCCGGTGGCGCTGATCTCCGCCGGCGTCGGCCAAACCCCGATGCTCGGCATGCTCAACACCCTGCACGACAGCCAGCATCAGGCGCAGGTCCACTGGCTGCACGCGGCGGAAAACGGCGGCGTGCACGCCTTTGCCGATGAAGTGGCGGATATTGCCGGGCGCATGCCGAATCTGAGCCGCCATGTGTGGTACCGCGAGCCGGGCGCCGATGACGTGGAAGGCCGCGACTACCACAGCCGCGGATTGATGGATTTGAGCGCGCTGCAAGGCAGCCTGGCCGATCCGCAGATGCACTATTACTTCTGCGGCCCGGTGGCCTTCATGCAGTTCGTGGGCAAACAGCTGCTGGAAATGGGCGTAGAGGCCGAACGCATCCACTACGAATGCTTCGGCCCGCATAAGGTGCTGTAA